In the genome of Ignavibacteriales bacterium, one region contains:
- a CDS encoding AAA family ATPase produces MKNGETTKDDIELVSSLSENVKKIKTEIGKVIVGQEKIIDDLIISLLSKGHCLLIGVPGLAKTLLIKTLSEVLDLSFSRIQFTPDLMPSDITGIEILEEDQSSKKRNFKFVKGPVFANVILADEINRTPPKTQSALLEAMQEHKVTAAGTTYHLPEPFFVLATQNPIEQEGTYPLPEAQLDRFMFNLWLDYPSFQEEVKIVHSTTSGYNPQLNKVVGADEIMGFQDLVRRVPVADNVVEYAVKITNMTRANNSHSPKFVKDWITWGAGPRASQYLILAAKSKAVIDGRFTPNIDDVKSSLTPVLRHRIITNFSAEAEGIKSEEIIKKLLEVV; encoded by the coding sequence TTGAAAAACGGCGAAACCACCAAAGATGATATAGAACTTGTTTCCTCACTGAGTGAAAATGTTAAGAAAATAAAAACTGAAATAGGTAAAGTTATTGTCGGGCAGGAAAAAATAATCGACGACCTTATCATTTCACTACTGTCAAAAGGACATTGCCTGCTCATTGGTGTTCCCGGTTTAGCAAAAACACTTCTCATTAAAACACTTTCGGAAGTACTGGATCTTTCTTTTAGCAGGATACAGTTTACTCCCGATTTAATGCCAAGCGATATAACAGGAATTGAAATACTTGAAGAAGATCAGTCGAGTAAGAAAAGAAATTTCAAATTTGTAAAAGGTCCTGTTTTTGCAAACGTTATACTTGCCGATGAAATAAACAGAACACCTCCCAAAACACAATCTGCATTACTTGAAGCTATGCAGGAACACAAGGTGACCGCAGCAGGAACAACTTATCATCTTCCTGAACCGTTTTTTGTTTTAGCAACTCAAAACCCCATTGAGCAGGAAGGTACCTACCCGTTACCGGAGGCACAGCTTGACAGATTTATGTTTAACCTTTGGCTCGATTATCCAAGCTTCCAGGAAGAAGTAAAAATCGTTCACTCAACAACGAGCGGATATAACCCGCAGCTAAACAAGGTTGTTGGTGCGGATGAGATAATGGGATTTCAGGATTTAGTTCGACGCGTTCCTGTAGCGGATAATGTTGTTGAATACGCTGTTAAAATTACAAATATGACCCGTGCAAATAATTCGCACTCACCGAAGTTTGTAAAAGACTGGATAACATGGGGCGCCGGACCGCGTGCATCTCAGTATCTGATACTTGCGGCAAAATCCAAAGCTGTTATTGACGGCAGATTCACACCGAATATTGATGATGTTAAATCATCGCTAACACCCGTGCTGCGCCACAGAATAATAACTAACTTTAGTGCTGAAGCTGAAGGAATAAAATCAGAAGAGATTATTAAGAAGCTTCTTGAAGTGGTTTAA
- a CDS encoding peptidylprolyl isomerase, with amino-acid sequence MKEFEDVYASNVGGVEIAKQDSLSKLKNFLDLYVNFKMKLRDAEIRNYADDPTINAELLDYKKKVGVTFLLEKEIVEPGVADLYEKRKWEWRVSHIMFRPDSAGEGAAKYEALSVLDSIKKGASFESMVKYSDDHFSTANQGDIFYVTAGQLPVEFEDAFVNTEVNQVYPDVVKTRFGYHIVKVTDKQERVPQLRASHILVSLSNQEGPVDSIAAKSRIDSVMMRIKSGEDFGELAKEYSDDTGSKPNGGDLGFFERRQMVKEFDEAAFKMKVGDVSDVIRTAYGYHIIKLTEKKAYPSFDEEKENLKKIYKQTRYQSELDKLMTSLKGKFRYNLNEDNLNTIVAKSDSVKFSTMHPKMEELKDLTVFTYSGKTYPASKLFEIQGSMNDFSNRFINITLLHDAVKKATEDVLLEEEALTLEKTRPDFAALMDNYRNGTYIFKIQDDEVWKKIEIDSVKLYNHYQQTKEKYVWPDRVRYKEIFARKDSVINHYYDLLVAGEEFDSLAFKYTERPGFKEKHGDWGMVDVNSSENAKLASTLEKPGQYTKPVQSPNGYSIIMLVEKDPSRIKTFEEAKAEVSGSFQELESKRLEQEYIESLKMRYKPVINYDKLEKAFKQN; translated from the coding sequence ATGAAAGAATTTGAAGACGTTTATGCCAGCAACGTTGGCGGCGTTGAAATTGCTAAACAGGATAGCCTTTCCAAACTTAAAAACTTTCTGGATCTGTACGTTAATTTCAAAATGAAATTAAGAGATGCAGAAATCAGAAATTATGCTGATGACCCGACTATAAATGCCGAACTATTGGATTATAAAAAGAAGGTTGGCGTTACTTTCCTTCTTGAGAAAGAGATAGTTGAGCCCGGCGTAGCTGATTTATATGAAAAAAGAAAATGGGAATGGAGAGTAAGTCACATAATGTTCCGTCCCGATTCCGCCGGAGAAGGTGCAGCAAAATATGAAGCATTATCTGTTCTTGACAGTATAAAAAAAGGCGCTTCATTTGAGTCTATGGTGAAATATTCTGATGATCATTTTTCAACGGCAAACCAGGGAGATATATTTTACGTAACTGCAGGACAACTGCCTGTTGAGTTTGAAGATGCATTTGTAAACACAGAAGTCAACCAGGTTTACCCTGATGTTGTAAAAACTCGTTTTGGTTATCACATTGTTAAAGTAACAGATAAACAGGAAAGAGTTCCCCAGCTAAGAGCAAGCCATATCCTTGTTTCATTATCAAACCAGGAAGGTCCGGTTGATTCCATTGCCGCAAAAAGCAGGATAGACTCAGTAATGATGCGGATAAAGAGCGGTGAGGATTTTGGTGAACTTGCAAAAGAATACAGTGATGATACTGGTTCAAAGCCAAATGGCGGCGATCTTGGATTTTTTGAACGCCGGCAAATGGTTAAAGAGTTCGATGAAGCTGCTTTCAAAATGAAAGTCGGTGATGTGTCTGATGTAATCAGAACGGCTTATGGTTATCACATAATTAAATTGACCGAGAAAAAAGCATATCCTTCATTCGATGAAGAAAAAGAAAACCTTAAAAAAATCTATAAGCAGACTCGCTACCAGTCAGAACTTGATAAACTGATGACATCATTAAAAGGAAAATTCAGATATAACCTTAACGAAGATAATCTGAATACTATTGTAGCAAAAAGTGACTCAGTAAAATTCAGTACCATGCATCCTAAAATGGAAGAGTTAAAAGACCTGACCGTCTTTACGTACAGTGGAAAAACTTACCCGGCTTCAAAACTGTTCGAGATTCAGGGAAGCATGAATGATTTTTCAAACAGGTTTATAAACATAACCTTACTCCACGATGCAGTAAAAAAAGCTACAGAAGATGTGCTGCTTGAAGAAGAAGCATTGACTTTGGAAAAAACACGTCCGGATTTTGCAGCATTGATGGATAATTACAGAAATGGTACTTACATCTTCAAAATACAGGATGATGAAGTCTGGAAAAAAATCGAGATTGACAGTGTAAAACTTTACAATCATTATCAGCAGACAAAAGAAAAATATGTTTGGCCTGACAGAGTTCGTTACAAAGAAATTTTTGCAAGGAAAGATTCGGTGATAAATCATTATTATGATTTACTTGTTGCCGGAGAAGAATTCGACTCACTTGCATTCAAATACACTGAGCGACCAGGCTTCAAAGAAAAACATGGAGACTGGGGAATGGTTGATGTCAACTCTTCGGAAAATGCAAAGCTTGCATCTACACTTGAGAAACCCGGTCAATACACCAAACCTGTGCAGAGTCCAAACGGTTATTCGATTATTATGCTCGTCGAAAAAGATCCTTCTCGCATAAAAACTTTTGAAGAAGCAAAAGCAGAAGTTTCCGGTTCATTCCAGGAACTTGAAAGCAAAAGGCTTGAGCAGGAATATATCGAATCATTAAAGATGCGGTACAAACCGGTAATCAATTACGATAAACTTGAAAAAGCATTTAAACAAAATTAA
- a CDS encoding AI-2E family transporter produces MPSVTTGRAAKIILWFCAGICALILFYLLLDVFIILVISILLAFIFHPAVLFLEKLGIKRGRATAIIFLAFGFSVYLLMSVFIPTFVLQMNELIQSLRYYSLHDQIISLEKEIQKYLPFFDPGELSTKIEEFISGQIINSFDQISTVLSSIVSIIAILVIVPFITFFVLKDSRAITKSILHVMPNKYFELAYWIIKRISVQLGRFVRGWIFDATFVGVALGIGFYILGLENSLPLGVISGLGHLVPYFGPIIGGIPAAIISIIQFGDLSQIPYIAMLVAIVYTLDNGFVQPYVFSKSVDMHPIVIILLIIAGSQLFGIIGMLLAVPFATVMRTAVKEIYFALKNYKIAKL; encoded by the coding sequence ATGCCATCAGTAACGACAGGAAGAGCCGCTAAAATAATTCTCTGGTTTTGCGCCGGTATATGCGCGTTAATCCTTTTCTACCTGCTGCTTGATGTTTTCATCATTTTAGTAATATCAATTCTGCTTGCATTTATTTTTCACCCCGCAGTTCTATTCCTTGAAAAGCTTGGGATAAAACGCGGCAGGGCAACGGCAATTATATTTCTTGCATTCGGGTTTTCGGTTTACCTGCTGATGTCGGTTTTCATTCCTACTTTTGTACTTCAGATGAATGAACTAATTCAATCATTAAGATATTATTCGCTGCACGACCAGATAATTTCGCTTGAAAAGGAAATTCAAAAGTATCTCCCATTCTTTGATCCCGGTGAACTTTCAACCAAGATCGAGGAATTTATTTCAGGTCAGATTATTAATTCATTCGACCAGATAAGTACAGTACTTTCAAGTATTGTTTCAATCATTGCAATACTTGTGATAGTACCATTTATAACATTCTTTGTACTTAAAGACAGCAGGGCAATTACGAAAAGCATACTTCACGTAATGCCGAATAAATATTTTGAACTGGCTTACTGGATAATCAAAAGAATCAGCGTTCAGTTAGGAAGATTTGTCCGCGGATGGATTTTCGATGCCACTTTTGTTGGTGTTGCATTAGGTATCGGCTTTTATATTCTCGGTTTGGAAAACTCTCTGCCATTAGGTGTCATCTCAGGCTTAGGTCACCTTGTTCCCTATTTTGGTCCTATCATTGGCGGTATACCCGCGGCAATAATTTCTATTATACAGTTCGGTGATCTCTCGCAGATACCATACATTGCAATGCTGGTAGCGATAGTATATACATTGGATAATGGTTTCGTTCAGCCATATGTATTTTCAAAAAGTGTTGATATGCATCCGATAGTAATTATTCTTCTGATAATTGCAGGCAGTCAGTTGTTTGGGATAATCGGGATGCTACTGGCTGTCCCCTTTGCAACGGTAATGAGAACAGCGGTAAAAGAAATTTACTTTGCACTTAAGAATTACAAGATCGCCAAGCTTTGA
- a CDS encoding S8 family peptidase, whose translation MKKILFTVLICAVTVLAQSPLEKVSPLLQQKVEQVNSQEKILVWIFFNDKGTELNTFYSDPRSVVSEKSLKRREKVYPVSQLINYQDLPVQTNYIETVQSFGFELKQKSKWFNGISGYITKYEINSIVNLPFVKNLDIVYALKKNYEPLVQESSVEPVLLKQPENTYSYNYGSSFTQMNQISVPAVHDSGYTGQGITICVLDAGFNRLSHIAFADMNIIAAWDFVNGDPDVGDGNDMGTGTHGTQTLSTIGGFSPGNLIGPAFDSDFILAKTENTESETPIEEDNWIAAVEWADSIGVDVTSTSLGYIGFDTPYPSYTWQSMNGNTCRITIAADLAVARGIVVVNSAGNEGSNSSHNTLGAPADGDSVIAVGSVTSTGTRSSFSSVGPTVDGRTKPDIMAMGSSTRVASPYNNNNFTTASGTSFSCPLAAGVAALILCANPNLTPLQVRDAMRNTASRHTNPDNEYGWGILNTLAAIQVFPLPVELTSFNARYSNDIVNLEWITSSEKNNYGFEIQRETETNSYETIGFVEGKGTTSNNSFYTFTDEKFSTGKNYYRLKQIDYDGSFKYSNEILVDIALATSFRLSQNYPNPFNPSTKIDFTVPVKSNVKVKIFDVLGNELMVILNSEVEKGIHSVNINMNDYPSGIYFVNLSAGDFNQSIKINLLK comes from the coding sequence ATGAAAAAAATTTTATTTACAGTCTTGATATGTGCAGTAACAGTATTGGCACAATCACCGCTCGAAAAAGTTTCCCCTCTTCTTCAACAAAAAGTTGAACAGGTAAACAGCCAGGAGAAAATACTCGTCTGGATTTTCTTCAACGACAAAGGAACTGAATTAAATACTTTCTATTCTGACCCGAGAAGTGTGGTAAGTGAAAAATCACTTAAACGTCGTGAAAAAGTTTACCCGGTAAGTCAGCTTATCAACTATCAGGATTTACCTGTACAGACAAACTATATTGAAACTGTGCAGTCTTTTGGATTTGAACTCAAACAAAAATCAAAATGGTTCAATGGAATAAGCGGTTACATTACAAAATATGAAATCAATTCAATCGTAAATCTTCCTTTTGTGAAAAATCTGGATATAGTTTACGCATTAAAGAAAAATTATGAACCACTTGTTCAGGAATCATCGGTTGAACCTGTTTTATTGAAGCAGCCGGAGAATACTTATTCTTACAATTATGGTAGTTCATTCACTCAAATGAATCAGATCAGTGTTCCTGCTGTTCATGATTCAGGTTATACAGGACAGGGTATAACTATATGTGTACTTGATGCGGGGTTTAACAGGCTTTCGCACATCGCGTTTGCTGATATGAATATCATTGCTGCCTGGGATTTCGTGAACGGGGATCCGGATGTTGGTGATGGAAATGATATGGGTACAGGAACACATGGAACTCAGACATTATCCACCATTGGAGGATTTAGTCCCGGAAATCTTATTGGTCCCGCCTTTGACTCTGATTTTATTCTTGCAAAGACTGAAAATACAGAGAGCGAAACCCCTATCGAAGAAGACAACTGGATAGCCGCTGTTGAATGGGCTGATAGTATAGGTGTCGATGTTACATCTACATCATTAGGTTATATAGGTTTTGACACTCCGTACCCAAGTTATACGTGGCAAAGTATGAATGGAAACACCTGCCGTATTACAATTGCGGCTGACCTTGCGGTTGCAAGGGGAATAGTAGTAGTTAACTCAGCAGGAAATGAAGGAAGCAACAGTTCACACAATACACTTGGCGCTCCGGCAGATGGCGATAGCGTTATAGCTGTTGGTTCAGTTACAAGTACAGGTACAAGATCATCGTTCAGCAGTGTTGGACCTACTGTTGATGGACGAACAAAACCCGATATTATGGCTATGGGCTCTTCCACAAGAGTTGCCAGTCCATATAACAACAATAATTTTACAACAGCAAGTGGAACATCGTTTAGCTGTCCGTTAGCGGCCGGTGTTGCTGCGCTTATCCTGTGTGCAAATCCAAATCTGACTCCACTGCAGGTTCGTGATGCGATGAGAAATACAGCATCACGGCATACAAATCCTGATAACGAGTATGGCTGGGGTATTCTGAATACACTCGCAGCAATACAGGTTTTTCCGCTGCCGGTTGAATTGACTTCGTTCAATGCACGTTACTCTAACGATATTGTGAATCTTGAGTGGATCACATCATCGGAAAAAAATAATTACGGATTTGAAATTCAAAGGGAGACTGAAACTAATTCTTATGAAACTATAGGATTTGTTGAGGGTAAAGGTACCACATCAAATAACAGTTTCTATACATTCACAGATGAAAAATTTAGTACAGGAAAAAATTATTATCGCCTGAAACAAATTGATTATGATGGTTCTTTCAAATACTCAAACGAAATTCTGGTTGATATTGCTTTGGCAACTTCATTCAGGCTTTCACAAAACTATCCAAACCCATTCAATCCATCAACCAAAATTGATTTTACCGTTCCTGTTAAATCAAATGTAAAAGTAAAAATATTTGATGTGCTTGGAAATGAGTTGATGGTTATTCTTAATTCTGAAGTCGAAAAAGGAATCCATTCTGTTAATATCAATATGAACGATTACCCGAGCGGAATCTATTTCGTAAATTTATCAGCCGGAGATTTTAATCAATCTATAAAAATAAACCTGTTAAAATAA
- the ppk1 gene encoding polyphosphate kinase 1 codes for MTSKELFKKYNDPKNFFNRDLSWIEFNRRVLEEALNPELPLLEKVKFISIFHSNLDEFYMIRVSGLKEQVAANVLEPTIDGLTPIEQIQKIEKTVRPMIKQAMELWHQQIVPQLRENGIDICDYNKLAKKDKDTLNEYFRKEIYPVLTPLAFDPGRPFPYISNLSLSLAIHVRMPNGENHFARVKVPSILPRLMQVDKILNPQKKISTNGQFSAKFLWLGDLIKANLAMLFPGMEVLEAHRFRITRDTDIELQEDEADDLLSVIEENIRQRRFGSVVRLEVASRMPDFMIETLIENLEITRDDVHILDGPLGMSDVISLYDLPLHQLKEKPFYPVQPKAFDEEEDIYSVIRQKDVLLHHPYHSFSPVIDFIKQAAKDPDVLAIKQTLYRVGSNSPIIKYLIEAAERGKQVAVLVELKARFDEQNNIFWARELEKVGVHVVYGLVGLKTHAKMTLVVRKEFDGVKRYVHLSTGNYNAGTAKLYTDLGFFTSNENICADVSEIFNYLTGYSKQNEFRKLLVAPINLREKLFSLIIREIDNVKNGVEGKLILKLNSVVDPHLICALYEASNCGVKIELLVRGICCLIPGIKDLSENIRVSSVVGRYLEHSRVFYFYNNGKEEIYLSSADFMQRNLDRRVEVAFPVEDENIKREIIKSVLGFAMKDNVKARLLQPDMTYKRADKKNQKEINSQESLMSYAIKAAHKYAKNKI; via the coding sequence ATGACTTCAAAAGAATTATTTAAAAAATATAACGATCCAAAAAATTTCTTTAACCGTGATTTAAGCTGGATTGAGTTCAACAGGCGCGTTCTTGAAGAGGCACTTAACCCCGAACTTCCCCTGCTGGAAAAGGTAAAGTTCATTTCAATTTTTCATTCAAACCTTGATGAATTTTACATGATACGTGTTTCCGGTTTGAAGGAACAGGTTGCAGCAAATGTTCTTGAGCCGACTATTGATGGTTTAACTCCGATTGAACAAATCCAGAAGATTGAAAAAACCGTCCGCCCGATGATAAAGCAGGCAATGGAATTGTGGCATCAGCAGATAGTTCCCCAGCTTAGAGAAAACGGAATCGATATCTGTGATTACAATAAGCTTGCTAAAAAGGATAAGGACACTCTTAATGAATATTTCAGAAAAGAAATTTATCCCGTACTTACTCCTCTTGCATTTGATCCCGGCAGACCTTTCCCTTATATATCAAATTTAAGTCTGAGTCTTGCAATTCATGTTCGTATGCCGAATGGTGAAAATCATTTTGCAAGAGTAAAGGTTCCGAGTATTCTTCCAAGGTTGATGCAGGTTGATAAAATCCTGAACCCGCAGAAAAAGATTTCAACAAACGGACAGTTCTCAGCAAAATTCCTGTGGCTTGGTGATCTTATAAAAGCCAACCTTGCAATGTTATTTCCCGGCATGGAAGTGCTTGAAGCACACCGTTTTAGAATTACGCGTGATACCGATATAGAATTGCAGGAAGATGAAGCCGATGACTTGTTAAGTGTGATTGAGGAAAATATACGCCAGCGTAGGTTCGGCAGTGTTGTTAGATTGGAAGTAGCGAGCCGTATGCCTGACTTTATGATTGAGACACTGATAGAAAATCTTGAAATAACCCGTGATGATGTGCACATCCTTGATGGTCCGCTTGGAATGAGTGATGTGATTTCATTATACGATCTTCCTCTTCATCAGTTAAAAGAAAAACCATTTTACCCGGTTCAGCCAAAAGCCTTTGATGAAGAAGAGGATATTTATTCGGTGATAAGACAAAAAGATGTTTTGCTTCACCATCCTTATCATTCATTTTCTCCGGTAATTGATTTTATAAAGCAGGCTGCAAAAGATCCCGATGTGCTTGCAATCAAACAGACATTGTATAGGGTTGGTTCTAATTCGCCGATCATCAAATATTTAATTGAAGCGGCTGAACGCGGTAAACAGGTTGCAGTGCTTGTTGAACTTAAAGCAAGGTTTGATGAACAGAATAATATTTTCTGGGCTCGTGAACTTGAAAAAGTCGGTGTGCACGTAGTATATGGATTGGTGGGATTGAAGACCCACGCGAAGATGACTCTTGTTGTAAGAAAAGAATTTGACGGTGTAAAACGATATGTTCATCTTTCAACCGGTAACTATAATGCCGGCACTGCAAAACTTTATACTGATCTTGGATTCTTTACTTCAAATGAAAATATATGTGCCGATGTTTCAGAAATATTTAATTACCTGACAGGATATTCAAAACAAAATGAATTCCGCAAACTATTAGTCGCGCCGATTAACTTAAGGGAAAAATTGTTTTCACTTATCATCCGTGAAATAGATAATGTGAAAAACGGTGTTGAAGGTAAATTAATACTCAAGCTGAACTCGGTTGTTGATCCTCACTTGATCTGCGCTTTGTATGAAGCATCCAACTGCGGTGTAAAAATAGAACTGCTGGTGCGCGGGATCTGCTGCCTTATCCCCGGAATAAAAGATCTAAGTGAGAATATAAGGGTATCCAGTGTTGTAGGAAGATACCTGGAACACAGCAGGGTTTTTTATTTTTATAATAACGGTAAAGAAGAAATTTACTTAAGCAGCGCCGATTTTATGCAGCGTAACCTTGACAGGCGCGTAGAGGTGGCATTCCCGGTTGAAGATGAAAATATTAAACGTGAAATAATAAAAAGTGTACTTGGCTTTGCGATGAAAGATAATGTTAAAGCAAGATTGCTGCAGCCGGATATGACTTATAAAAGAGCCGACAAAAAAAATCAAAAGGAAATTAATTCACAGGAATCGCTTATGAGTTACGCAATAAAAGCCGCTCATAAATACGCAAAAAATAAAATTTGA
- a CDS encoding NifU family protein — MKDEIVIALKTIRPFLQADNGDIELVEVSDDGIVKVRLTGECKTCPMSQMTLRAGIERALMKEVPAVRRVEAID, encoded by the coding sequence ATGAAAGATGAAATTGTCATTGCGCTGAAAACTATCCGACCTTTTCTTCAGGCTGATAACGGGGATATTGAACTTGTTGAAGTTAGTGATGACGGAATTGTTAAAGTAAGACTTACAGGTGAATGCAAAACCTGTCCGATGTCTCAAATGACTTTAAGAGCCGGAATTGAACGCGCATTGATGAAAGAAGTACCCGCCGTAAGAAGAGTTGAAGCTATTGATTGA
- the apbC gene encoding iron-sulfur cluster carrier protein ApbC yields the protein MTDVTKNAVINSLKKINYPGLDVSKLTLNTIRKFDFDNSRLAIDVSLPITDQEITDKLKNNISSHLQKEFSAVKKVDINISAKVSTHQDAKKDSILPGVKNRIAVASGKGGVGKSTVAVNLAVTLAKEGASVGLIDADIYGPSIPLMLGINEKPKVYQSGNVTKMIPLESYGIKLISIGLLVDDNAPVIWRGPMASGAVKQFMSDVDWGELDYLVFDMPPGTGDIQLTLVQTIPLTGAVIVTTPQEVSLIDARKALKMFTRVNVPVLGVVENMSYFIAPDTGKQYDIFGRGGGEKISNELNVPFLGGIPIDPRIRIGGDNGTPIVFDMPDSEHANMLSKISLNLEEQVNKRNAEGNSKIEIILGDD from the coding sequence ATGACCGATGTAACAAAGAACGCAGTTATTAATTCATTAAAGAAAATAAATTACCCGGGACTCGATGTTTCCAAGCTTACATTAAACACAATAAGAAAATTTGATTTCGATAACAGCAGGCTTGCAATAGATGTTTCACTGCCTATCACAGATCAGGAGATAACAGATAAGCTAAAGAATAATATTTCCTCACATCTTCAAAAAGAATTTAGTGCGGTTAAAAAAGTTGATATAAATATTTCGGCAAAAGTATCAACGCACCAGGATGCAAAAAAAGATTCAATACTTCCGGGCGTTAAGAATAGAATTGCAGTTGCAAGCGGCAAAGGTGGAGTCGGTAAAAGCACAGTCGCAGTAAATCTCGCTGTCACGCTCGCTAAAGAAGGTGCAAGTGTCGGTCTGATAGATGCAGACATATACGGACCGAGTATTCCTCTTATGCTTGGCATAAATGAAAAACCAAAAGTTTATCAAAGCGGCAATGTAACAAAGATGATTCCGCTTGAAAGTTATGGTATAAAATTGATCTCTATCGGGCTACTTGTTGATGATAACGCACCGGTTATCTGGCGCGGTCCAATGGCAAGCGGTGCAGTTAAACAGTTCATGTCCGATGTTGACTGGGGTGAACTTGATTACCTTGTTTTCGATATGCCGCCGGGAACAGGTGATATACAGTTAACACTTGTTCAGACAATCCCGCTTACAGGGGCTGTAATTGTTACAACACCGCAGGAAGTATCACTGATCGATGCACGCAAAGCATTAAAAATGTTTACGCGTGTTAATGTACCGGTGCTGGGTGTAGTTGAAAATATGAGTTACTTCATCGCTCCTGATACCGGGAAACAATATGATATATTCGGTCGCGGCGGCGGTGAAAAAATTTCAAATGAACTGAATGTTCCCTTCCTCGGTGGAATTCCTATCGACCCGAGAATAAGAATCGGCGGTGACAATGGAACACCGATTGTTTTTGATATGCCTGATTCCGAGCACGCAAATATGCTTTCAAAAATTTCTTTGAACCTTGAAGAACAGGTTAACAAAAGAAATGCAGAAGGGAATTCTAAAATTGAAATCATTCTTGGTGATGATTAA
- a CDS encoding peptidylprolyl isomerase, translating into MKYKIIFLFFLFTSVMLPQQVLDKVVAVVDNEIILLSELDFQTNLLAAQRKIDPSTPGLRDQVLKAMIDDKLVYAQANFDSIIVSDDEVNNRIDYQIEAFKQQYGSKEKVEQVYGMTIEKIKRELRDEVRKNIMVQRLQEKNFSGLEATRREVEDFFGIYKDSLGMIPEKVQISHIFRNPKATDKVKEKYRELAQSILDSIKAGADFSTMAKRYSEDPGSAAQGGDLGFVKRGIFYPEFESAAFLLNDGQMSEVVESPVGFHIIQMLERRGESIHTRHILVKIKIDDAADLKTIEFLTDVRDSVTRGLATFSELAKKYSEDKETSVFGGNLGTFYLNQLDKTLLDIVSKLKEGEISFPRRIEYSASSYGYHIVYLEKKTTQHIANLEQDYNEIKRLADEFKRQKKYEEWIDELKSKIFWEIRI; encoded by the coding sequence ATGAAGTATAAAATTATTTTTCTATTCTTTTTATTTACATCAGTTATGCTTCCACAGCAGGTGCTGGACAAAGTAGTTGCTGTTGTTGATAATGAAATTATTTTATTAAGCGAACTTGATTTCCAGACCAACCTTCTTGCCGCTCAGCGAAAGATCGATCCTTCAACTCCGGGTCTGCGTGACCAGGTATTAAAGGCGATGATCGACGATAAACTTGTGTATGCACAGGCAAATTTTGATTCCATAATTGTTTCCGATGATGAGGTAAACAACCGCATAGATTACCAGATTGAAGCGTTCAAACAGCAGTATGGTTCAAAAGAAAAAGTTGAACAGGTTTATGGAATGACAATTGAAAAAATAAAAAGAGAACTGAGGGATGAAGTCAGGAAAAACATTATGGTTCAGCGTCTCCAGGAAAAGAATTTTTCCGGACTTGAAGCAACAAGACGTGAAGTGGAAGACTTCTTCGGAATTTATAAAGATAGTCTTGGTATGATTCCTGAAAAAGTTCAGATATCTCACATATTCAGAAATCCCAAAGCAACTGATAAGGTAAAAGAAAAATACCGTGAATTAGCTCAGTCAATTCTCGACTCGATAAAAGCCGGCGCCGACTTTTCAACGATGGCAAAAAGATATTCTGAAGATCCGGGAAGTGCTGCCCAGGGCGGTGACCTTGGCTTTGTTAAACGCGGAATATTTTACCCTGAGTTTGAATCGGCTGCATTTCTGTTAAATGATGGTCAAATGTCCGAAGTAGTTGAATCACCGGTGGGATTTCACATCATTCAAATGCTGGAACGAAGAGGCGAGTCAATTCACACAAGGCACATTCTTGTAAAAATAAAAATTGATGACGCTGCTGATCTTAAAACAATTGAATTCCTTACAGATGTCAGAGACAGCGTAACAAGAGGATTGGCAACATTCAGCGAGTTGGCGAAAAAGTACAGCGAGGATAAAGAGACAAGTGTGTTCGGAGGCAACCTCGGTACATTTTATCTTAATCAGCTTGATAAAACTTTACTTGATATTGTATCAAAACTTAAAGAAGGCGAAATAAGTTTTCCAAGAAGGATAGAATATTCTGCCTCCAGTTATGGATATCACATTGTTTATCTTGAAAAGAAAACTACTCAGCATATTGCTAACCTTGAACAGGATTATAATGAAATAAAAAGACTCGCGGATGAATTTAAACGACAGAAAAAGTATGAAGAATGGATCGATGAATTAAAATCAAAAATTTTCTGGGAAATAAGGATCTGA